ACTTAGGAAGTTTCATCAGGTGCTTCGTTGACCTTTCGATCCTGTAAGTCACAATCTACATCTACCGAGCCTACTAGTGAATCAAGGGGCAACCGTTGAGCAAATGTTTTGAAGAACCAGCTGCTGTTACCGGTATTCTCACTCTCAACGCATACTCTGAGACGACTCCCGATCCACTCGCTTAAAGGTTCCCAAGGCTAAGGCAACCACCATGATTACCAGGAGGACAGCTATGAGACTCAGCAAGTACTCGATCAACCTCTCATCCCTCTCGACCTCCTTGACGACCGTTACCGTCCCTCCAGATACTCTAGTCTCGGTCAATTCTGGTGGTGATGTTTTAGTGTTGGAGAGAGTGGCGGCTTCCTCCTGAGGATGTCCCTCGTTCAACCTTCTAGAGCAAGATCCGAACTCATACGCGCCTATGTCGAACCCACCTCCCTGGGGTCTAGGACACCCATCCAAATCCGTCTTCAAGGACGCACGAACTCCATTATTTATGGCTGGACTGCCTTTCCTCAGATGGTAGTCTCCATTCCCGCCGAATCCAGTCCTCACGAACATGGGATCTCCGTAAAAGTTATTACCCAGCTTGGGCACATCCTCGGGGCCGTACTGCTCCTCCCCAACCGTCAGGACGAATCCACTCCTAGGGAAGTAGAAGAGGCACCCATCGAACTTGAATTTAACCCCCTTCCTCACGAATATTGGCGAGCTGGGTCCTCTCCCGCTGAATATGGTGTTCTTCACGGTAAGCTCTATGGGCACGTCGTAATCGTACTGGACATGCATTATGTAGTTCCCGCCGATCTCGTCGTCCATCGTCACCCCGATGATCTCAAACTTCCCCGGCCTTTGAGAAGCCACGACGATGGGCGACCAAGGAGTCACTTGGGTGCTCCCATCCCCCCTCCCATAGATCAGGGTGTTCTCCAGCCTGCTACCCGGTCCCCAGAGCTTCACCCCGTCGGCGAAGTTGTTAGCCACTACGCACTCGTGTATGTAGGTGTTATCCGCCTTGGAGTCGAGACCATCTCCCCTGTTATGCTCCACAATGGTTCTGGCTATCTCAATGGGGCCGAGGGAGGGCTCAATGCCGAAGCCGTCGGGCCTATCGTATGGAGAGGACCCCGGTCCCCCCTGATAGTAGTGACCCGCGTAGGCAAGGTAACAATCTTGGATGAGGACGTTCCTCCATCCACCATGCTCTCCTTTTGGTCCCCCTATGGATCCAAAGCCGCAGTAGGTGATCGAGCAGTTGATTACTTTCAGGTCCTCCACATCCGCCATGTCTATGCCCATCTCATCAATGTGATGGATGTACAGGTCCTTCAGCACGACATGGCTCACTGGCCCTCCGAGGGCCTCGATTCCATCCCTGAACTGGGCACCATCATCGCTGGTGATCTCCAAGTTCTCTATCCTGATGTAGCTCCTTCTCGATATATCTATAGCGGTCAACAGATTGTCCTTACCGGCCAGCACGGGTCTCCTGCTTCCCTCACCCCGAATAATGGTCCAAGCGTCCTCTCTTCCCGATGGTGGCATGATTATATCGGTATCGTACTCGCTCAGGACGTACTTCCCCTCTAATATTATAAGCGTGTCTCCTGGCTTCATCCTCCTAGTAGCTAGTCCAAGACTCTTCCAGGGACTGTCTCTCGTCCCCGGATTGTTATCATCTCCCCAAGGGGCCACATAGTAGGTGTCAGGTGAAGGTGCCGCCAGTGCTAGTGGGACGAGGGATACCATCAGGAACAGAGCGATTAGCAGTAAATCCCTCAACCCCTCACCGAAGTAAAATAAACCAATTATTTAATTAAACTTGCTTGCGATGTCGCTGGATAATAATGGCGTTATGTCCCCTGAAAAATACTTCTCACCAATTAGATGTCGGGTCAATCCGTCGCGTGGTACACTGATTAAGGGATAGGTGAGCTGCGCGGTACTGCTCATCATTGCCTTGGTATTAGTGCTCTCCCGCTGGTGGATCTGTACACTGATGGGAGAAGGCCAAGTGCTTGGAATTACGTGGAATTAAGAATCCCTACAACGAGAGAAAGCTAATAGACGATGGACTGATCGAACGCCGCGGCCCTTCCTCTACGCGGGTGAACTGGGTCCCTGGGGGAGATATGGCATCACGTTCTTCAGAGAGGGGAGGGAGTACACGGCCATGAGGTAAGGTGGAAGAGTTTACAGGGCCACCTACGGCCACGAGGACTAAGCCGTCGTGCTGGTGGACTGCTCGGCGGGGGATGTAAGGTTGCCGGGATCACTAGGATGGGACGAGGGTGGGCCCATATGGGCTGTAAACCATGTGGGGAGCCTGGGATACGAGGGCATCTTCCTGATGAGGTGGTCGGACACCAACGGTCTAGTGGAGGGTTTTGAGCTGACTGTCGTCACATCATAATCCTTTTTCTTACCTAGCTAAGTCTCCTCCCACCCCTAGGTGGTCACTGGTCGGAGTGTTTATCTTTTAGACCCAGAAGTGAGCGAGATGTCCGAGTTGGGGTCGAGGTCCGAGAAGGTAGCGGACATTATGAGGGCGCTGGACTCCCTCACCCCCCGAGAAGCGAGGGAGCTGGCGGAGGAGCTGAGGAAATCTGAGACTAGGGGAATAAGAAGCCTGAGGATACTGATCTGCAATCCTTGGATGGTGAACAGGATCTACTTCCTTCTGCTCCAAGTGGCTTGGGTGGTCGTGGCTGCTATGTCCCTCATAGCTGGCATATACCTGCTCACGCCGGCTTACGCCGTGTCAGGTAACACGTCCCGGATGATGCGCTCGTTCTTGGAGGCTGTGGCCCAGAATCCCGATCTGTTAGGAGTTGCTGATCCAGTCATGAAGCTGCTCGGCTTCGCTATGCTTGTGGTCTCTGTCGTCGCCTTCTATCAGGCCCACATCCTGAGACAGGCATATGAGGAGCACTGGGGCGGCGGGAGATGAGGCTAAGAGGAGTGATGGACTACCTGATGGTGGTCGTCGGGGTTCTAGCAGCTCTGGCCGCGCTGGTGCTGCTGGTAGCCTTTGGTCTCCTCTCCTTCGAGGAGAGCCCGGGGCTACTGAGTCTCTTCATGGCCTTCCCCTTGCTGGTGGACATATTCGTTCTGTCACCGGGGATCCCCCTACTCTACTTGGTGCTGCTCATCGTGCCGTTGCTGCTCACCCTCGCCCTAGCTCTCAGGATACTTATCAACTTCGGGGGCGAGGGGGGGACAGGTGCGAGGGCCCATCCGGGAACCAAGTATGGCTTGGGTCAGCTCATAATATTTGGAATAGGGGCCACGCTGGGCCCATCCGTCTTCGTGGTACTGCCCGAGGCCGTCAAGAGGTATGGTTTCAGCTCGATCTGGGGAGTGGTGCTAGCATCCACATCGGCCCTCCTCCTCGCGCTCCTCTATGCAAGGATGGACAGGCTTACCCACGATATGGGTGGCTCAGCCGTGGGCGGGCCGGCCTTCGTCAGGAGAGCCTACGGACCCAAGCACCCCTCCTACTTGGCATCTAGGTTCAGCATGTGGGTGGCCAACACATCCCTGGCGGCCTTCAACATGCTAGTCCTGATGGACGTCGTCGCCTCATACATGGTACCGGACGCATTGGCCCTCATCGGCAGGGAGGACATGGCGCCTGGCCTGAACACCCCCCTCAGGATCCTCATATTCGTCCTCACCCTTGTCGCCCTCAAGTACGCTAACGATGAGGCGTCGCTCGTCAAGCTTCAGTACGTAGTGGGTCCCTTCTTCGTCTTACTTTTCGTAGTGCACATAGGAACCCTCCTAGCGTCACCTGCGAGCGGTAGTCCTTCTCCCGGCCCCCTCCTCTCGCTTGATGCCCTGCCAGCGATGGCCTTCGTGTACATGGTCGTCTTCGGCTTTCAAGAGATACAGAGTCTGGCCGAGGGGATCCCGGGAACAGGGGATGAGAGGGAGAGGTTGCTGAGGAACGCTCTCGCCATCAGCGTGGTGCTGCCCGCGGCCCTCTTCATCGTGTACTCGCTCGCTATATACCTGCTTGGAGAGGTTCCCGAGACGCCCATACCGGCCGTGGACCTGACCACCGGCTGGGCTAGAGCCCTGACCGAGGGGGCGCTGCTCCTAGGCATAGCGACCACGTTCATCCCTGCCTTGGTCACCGCATCAAATCACCTCAGGGAGATGCTGATCGACATCTTCGACGTCAGGAGGGAGGTGGCTGAATCACAGGTGGGCAGGTACTTGGTGGCCTTCTTCGTACTCATCCTCCTATCCGCGGATGCCACCTACCTCGTGGAGCTCACTGACTTCGGTGTGCTGATCTCCATGATCGCCATAGCTTGGAGCGTGACGAGGCTGGAGAAGATGGCGGGCATGGAGGAGAAGGTAGTTCTTCCTCTGATCTCGGTACTCCTGACGGGTGTGGCTGCCTTTGTACTGGCCGTCGTGTCCCCGGATGTGGCCTTCGGGGGAGTGCTCTTCATCCTAGCCGCTACCATCTCTCTAGGTGTGGTGGCCTACGAGCTTGAGGTTGTGGAGCTCCTAACGCTCGTCACCTCCCTCATAGCACTAATCTCCTCACCGGCGGTCATAGAGGCGATGAAGGGCCTCTCAGCGATGGGAGCACTGCCGCCTACGATAGTGGCTTTCCTCCCATTCGCCCAGATAGCTCTAGATATATTGGCCATCTCTACCTTCATGCTGACGGCCTACTTGCTGGTCAAGAATAGGAGAACCGTCCTCATCATAATGAAGCCCGCGTTCGAATTTTTTGACCTCCTGAAGGAGAGGTTCAAGGCGTGGAGGGATTCCTCCGGTTGAGGGTCCCTCATTCCCTTCACCCGCCAGATTCCCGCTGGAACGTCGTTATCTTATTAGAAGATAATGTAAATGTTCTAACGTTATCACTAAAAGGAAATCGTGTGAACTATTTACTATAAAACATTATATTAGATTTCTCCTTCATTCTCAATAGGTGATGTTTTCTGCCCAAAGGCGGGTATATGGGTAGGTACGCCCGGGTCGATCTGACCTCGGGCAGGGTCACCGTCGGGAACACCTTCGACCTGATACCCGAGGAGGTAATGAGGCAGTGGATTGGAGGCAGGGGCCTAGGAGTCTACCTGATGCTGAAGGAAGTTGATCCCAAGGTAGACCCCTTGAGCCCTGAGAACAAGGCTTTCGTCCTCACTGGACCTGTGACTGGCGTTGCTGCTGGATTGGAGGCCGGCAGGTGGGTGAGCGTGACCAAGTCGCCCCTGACCAACACGGTACACGACTCCCAGTCCGGAGGACACTTCGGGCCCTACATGAAGTTCGCTGGCTTCGATCTGGTCATACTGGAGGGAGCATCTGATGAGCCCGTGTACCTAGTGCTGGAGGAGGGGAAAGCTGAACTGAGGGATGCCAAGGACCTCTGGGGCAAGGACACTCACGAGACCACCAGGATACTGGAGAAGAGGCATGGAAAGAACGCGAAGGTGGCCTGCATAGGGCCCGCCGGTGAGAGACTCTCCCTGCTGGCGGCGATAATAAACGACATGGGGAGAGCCGCTGGGAGGGGCGCTCACGGCGCCGTCTGGGGCTCCAAGAAGCTGAAGGCCATAGTGGCTGTGGGGAGCATGAAGGTACCAATAGGGGACGAGCAGAAGTTCCAAGAGGTGCTGAGGGACGCAGTGGACAAGAAGAAGCAGAGCGGCGTCACCAACGAGGCACTTCCGAATTACGGGACCGCTGTCCTCGTGAACATAATTAACCAAGCAGGCATATTCC
The window above is part of the Thermoproteota archaeon genome. Proteins encoded here:
- a CDS encoding right-handed parallel beta-helix repeat-containing protein encodes the protein MRDLLLIALFLMVSLVPLALAAPSPDTYYVAPWGDDNNPGTRDSPWKSLGLATRRMKPGDTLIILEGKYVLSEYDTDIIMPPSGREDAWTIIRGEGSRRPVLAGKDNLLTAIDISRRSYIRIENLEITSDDGAQFRDGIEALGGPVSHVVLKDLYIHHIDEMGIDMADVEDLKVINCSITYCGFGSIGGPKGEHGGWRNVLIQDCYLAYAGHYYQGGPGSSPYDRPDGFGIEPSLGPIEIARTIVEHNRGDGLDSKADNTYIHECVVANNFADGVKLWGPGSRLENTLIYGRGDGSTQVTPWSPIVVASQRPGKFEIIGVTMDDEIGGNYIMHVQYDYDVPIELTVKNTIFSGRGPSSPIFVRKGVKFKFDGCLFYFPRSGFVLTVGEEQYGPEDVPKLGNNFYGDPMFVRTGFGGNGDYHLRKGSPAINNGVRASLKTDLDGCPRPQGGGFDIGAYEFGSCSRRLNEGHPQEEAATLSNTKTSPPELTETRVSGGTVTVVKEVERDERLIEYLLSLIAVLLVIMVVALALGTFKRVDRESSQSMR